A stretch of Cydia splendana chromosome 7, ilCydSple1.2, whole genome shotgun sequence DNA encodes these proteins:
- the LOC134792090 gene encoding tropomodulin-1 isoform X1, with protein MTEFFGSWNKPEGDGEEEETVEEETETVTTTTTKSTKTKRIVPQKSSSTKTTTMTTPAKLFGRELSNYDEVDVDELLAKLSQEELTMLAKEVDPDDNFLPPDQRNNYDCEKDPTGPLNRKKLIEHINKQALETPDRPEVKPYVAGVVRGKKWIPPPPPERTREADEQISIDLGDEYEQALGTASQEEIIDLAAILGFHSMMNQDQYHASLLNKGQPVGLGWDGITKATKQKVYPMDPPNDTDPDSTIKSVQDNDQKLTDLNWNNIKNISDEKFDKLFEGLKTNTHLEVLNLVNVGLTDRSAALLAAALEANTALRVVNVETNFISPTGVVQLVKALLTNNTVEEFRASNQRSTVLGNKIEMEITALVEQNPTLLRLGLHLEYSDARHRVASHLQRNIDRNCRLQKRASASLSLRLPRGPPPGVGVDSSFFNMTPPSAEAVTPTDPQVITETVEGSVTVEAKPPDFDTSERTIPVDLEPEDRFVKAERPDFNPNPHSTPAATEQDQQLEP; from the exons AAATCGTCGTCGACGAAGACTACGACGATGACGACGCCGGCCAAGCTGTTTGGACGCGAGTTGTCGAACTACGACGAAGTGGACGTCGATGAGCTATTGGCTAAGCTGTCACAAGAGGAGCTGACTATGCTCGCCAAGGAGGTTGATCCTGAT GACAACTTCCTTCCCCCCGACCAGCGCAACAATTACGACTGTGAGAAGGACCCCACGGGACCTCTCAATCGCAAGAAGTTAATCGAGCACATCAACAAACAGGCGCTCGAGACCCCAGACCGGCCTGAGGTCAAACCTTACGTGGCTGGTGTTGTTCGAGGGAAGAAG TGGATCCCGCCGCCCCCGCCAGAACGGACGCGCGAAGCGGACGAACAGATCTCCATCGACCTCGGCGATGAGTACGAGCAGGCGTTGGGCACCGCCTCGCAGGAGGAAATCATTGACCTGGCTG CCATCCTCGGCTTCCATTCGATGATGAACCAGGACCAGTACCACGCGTCACTGCTCAACAAGGGCCAGCCCGTCGGCCTCGGCTGGGATGGCATCACCAAAGCTACCAAGCAAAAG GTGTACCCCATGGACCCCCCCAACGACACGGACCCGGACTCGACCATCAAGAGTGTGCAAGACAACGACCAGAAGCTCACTGATCTCAATTGGAATAATATTAag AATATAAGCGACGAGAAATTCGACAAGTTATTCGAAGGCCTAAAGACTAACACACACCTCGAGGTCCTAAACCTCGTGAACGTCGGCCTCACGGACCGCTCCGCTGCCCTATTGGCCGCAGCCTTAGAGGCCAACACCGCGCTGCGAGTCGTCAACGTGGAGACCAACTTCATCAGCCCCACTGGAGTCGTGCAGCTGGTCAAAGCGTTGCTGACTAATAATACTGTTGAGGAGTTCCGTGCTTCCAACCAG CGGTCGACGGTGCTGGGCAACAAGATCGAGATGGAGATCACAGCGCTGGTGGAGCAGAACCCCACGCTGCTGCGGCTCGGCCTCCACCTCGAGTACAGCGACGCGCGCCACCGCGTCGCCTCGCATCTGCAGCGTAACATCGACCGGA ATTGCCGATTACAAAAGCGCGCGAGCGCATCCCTAAGCCTCCGCCTGCCGCGCGGCCCGCCGCCCGGCGTGGGGGTCGACTCCAGCTTCTTCAACATGACCCCGCCCAGCGCCGAGGCCGTCACGCCCACAGACCCACAAGTTATCACCGAAACCGTAGAGGGCTCCGTCACTGTCGAAGCGAAACCGCCCGATTTCGACACCTCAGAGCGAACTATACCCGTCGATTTGGAGCCAGAAGACAGATTTGTGAAGGCGGAACGACCCGACTTTAACCCCAATCCCCACTC TACGCCAGCAGCGACGGAGCAAGACCAGCAACTAGAACCTTGA
- the LOC134792090 gene encoding tropomodulin-1 isoform X3 yields MAETIEESYESAVTRKVVRTSLKIEEKSSSTKTTTMTTPAKLFGRELSNYDEVDVDELLAKLSQEELTMLAKEVDPDDNFLPPDQRNNYDCEKDPTGPLNRKKLIEHINKQALETPDRPEVKPYVAGVVRGKKWIPPPPPERTREADEQISIDLGDEYEQALGTASQEEIIDLAAILGFHSMMNQDQYHASLLNKGQPVGLGWDGITKATKQKVYPMDPPNDTDPDSTIKSVQDNDQKLTDLNWNNIKNISDEKFDKLFEGLKTNTHLEVLNLVNVGLTDRSAALLAAALEANTALRVVNVETNFISPTGVVQLVKALLTNNTVEEFRASNQRSTVLGNKIEMEITALVEQNPTLLRLGLHLEYSDARHRVASHLQRNIDRNCRLQKRASASLSLRLPRGPPPGVGVDSSFFNMTPPSAEAVTPTDPQVITETVEGSVTVEAKPPDFDTSERTIPVDLEPEDRFVKAERPDFNPNPHSTPAATEQDQQLEP; encoded by the exons AAATCGTCGTCGACGAAGACTACGACGATGACGACGCCGGCCAAGCTGTTTGGACGCGAGTTGTCGAACTACGACGAAGTGGACGTCGATGAGCTATTGGCTAAGCTGTCACAAGAGGAGCTGACTATGCTCGCCAAGGAGGTTGATCCTGAT GACAACTTCCTTCCCCCCGACCAGCGCAACAATTACGACTGTGAGAAGGACCCCACGGGACCTCTCAATCGCAAGAAGTTAATCGAGCACATCAACAAACAGGCGCTCGAGACCCCAGACCGGCCTGAGGTCAAACCTTACGTGGCTGGTGTTGTTCGAGGGAAGAAG TGGATCCCGCCGCCCCCGCCAGAACGGACGCGCGAAGCGGACGAACAGATCTCCATCGACCTCGGCGATGAGTACGAGCAGGCGTTGGGCACCGCCTCGCAGGAGGAAATCATTGACCTGGCTG CCATCCTCGGCTTCCATTCGATGATGAACCAGGACCAGTACCACGCGTCACTGCTCAACAAGGGCCAGCCCGTCGGCCTCGGCTGGGATGGCATCACCAAAGCTACCAAGCAAAAG GTGTACCCCATGGACCCCCCCAACGACACGGACCCGGACTCGACCATCAAGAGTGTGCAAGACAACGACCAGAAGCTCACTGATCTCAATTGGAATAATATTAag AATATAAGCGACGAGAAATTCGACAAGTTATTCGAAGGCCTAAAGACTAACACACACCTCGAGGTCCTAAACCTCGTGAACGTCGGCCTCACGGACCGCTCCGCTGCCCTATTGGCCGCAGCCTTAGAGGCCAACACCGCGCTGCGAGTCGTCAACGTGGAGACCAACTTCATCAGCCCCACTGGAGTCGTGCAGCTGGTCAAAGCGTTGCTGACTAATAATACTGTTGAGGAGTTCCGTGCTTCCAACCAG CGGTCGACGGTGCTGGGCAACAAGATCGAGATGGAGATCACAGCGCTGGTGGAGCAGAACCCCACGCTGCTGCGGCTCGGCCTCCACCTCGAGTACAGCGACGCGCGCCACCGCGTCGCCTCGCATCTGCAGCGTAACATCGACCGGA ATTGCCGATTACAAAAGCGCGCGAGCGCATCCCTAAGCCTCCGCCTGCCGCGCGGCCCGCCGCCCGGCGTGGGGGTCGACTCCAGCTTCTTCAACATGACCCCGCCCAGCGCCGAGGCCGTCACGCCCACAGACCCACAAGTTATCACCGAAACCGTAGAGGGCTCCGTCACTGTCGAAGCGAAACCGCCCGATTTCGACACCTCAGAGCGAACTATACCCGTCGATTTGGAGCCAGAAGACAGATTTGTGAAGGCGGAACGACCCGACTTTAACCCCAATCCCCACTC TACGCCAGCAGCGACGGAGCAAGACCAGCAACTAGAACCTTGA
- the LOC134792090 gene encoding tropomodulin-1 isoform X2 codes for MTEFFGSWNKPEGDGEEEETVEEETETVTTTTTKSTKTKRIVPQKSSSTKTTTMTTPAKLFGRELSNYDEVDVDELLAKLSQEELTMLAKEVDPDDNFLPPDQRNNYDCEKDPTGPLNRKKLIEHINKQALETPDRPEVKPYVAGVVRGKKWIPPPPPERTREADEQISIDLGDEYEQALGTASQEEIIDLAAILGFHSMMNQDQYHASLLNKGQPVGLGWDGITKATKQKVYPMDPPNDTDPDSTIKSVQDNDQKLTDLNWNNIKNISDEKFDKLFEGLKTNTHLEVLNLVNVGLTDRSAALLAAALEANTALRVVNVETNFISPTGVVQLVKALLTNNTVEEFRASNQRSTVLGNKIEMEITALVEQNPTLLRLGLHLEYSDARHRVASHLQRNIDRNCRLQKRASASLSLRLPRGPPPGVGVDSSFFNMTPPSAEAVTPTDPQVITETVEGSVTVEAKPPDFDTSERTIPVDLEPEDRFVKAERPDFNPNPHSTERSNAATPVQVL; via the exons AAATCGTCGTCGACGAAGACTACGACGATGACGACGCCGGCCAAGCTGTTTGGACGCGAGTTGTCGAACTACGACGAAGTGGACGTCGATGAGCTATTGGCTAAGCTGTCACAAGAGGAGCTGACTATGCTCGCCAAGGAGGTTGATCCTGAT GACAACTTCCTTCCCCCCGACCAGCGCAACAATTACGACTGTGAGAAGGACCCCACGGGACCTCTCAATCGCAAGAAGTTAATCGAGCACATCAACAAACAGGCGCTCGAGACCCCAGACCGGCCTGAGGTCAAACCTTACGTGGCTGGTGTTGTTCGAGGGAAGAAG TGGATCCCGCCGCCCCCGCCAGAACGGACGCGCGAAGCGGACGAACAGATCTCCATCGACCTCGGCGATGAGTACGAGCAGGCGTTGGGCACCGCCTCGCAGGAGGAAATCATTGACCTGGCTG CCATCCTCGGCTTCCATTCGATGATGAACCAGGACCAGTACCACGCGTCACTGCTCAACAAGGGCCAGCCCGTCGGCCTCGGCTGGGATGGCATCACCAAAGCTACCAAGCAAAAG GTGTACCCCATGGACCCCCCCAACGACACGGACCCGGACTCGACCATCAAGAGTGTGCAAGACAACGACCAGAAGCTCACTGATCTCAATTGGAATAATATTAag AATATAAGCGACGAGAAATTCGACAAGTTATTCGAAGGCCTAAAGACTAACACACACCTCGAGGTCCTAAACCTCGTGAACGTCGGCCTCACGGACCGCTCCGCTGCCCTATTGGCCGCAGCCTTAGAGGCCAACACCGCGCTGCGAGTCGTCAACGTGGAGACCAACTTCATCAGCCCCACTGGAGTCGTGCAGCTGGTCAAAGCGTTGCTGACTAATAATACTGTTGAGGAGTTCCGTGCTTCCAACCAG CGGTCGACGGTGCTGGGCAACAAGATCGAGATGGAGATCACAGCGCTGGTGGAGCAGAACCCCACGCTGCTGCGGCTCGGCCTCCACCTCGAGTACAGCGACGCGCGCCACCGCGTCGCCTCGCATCTGCAGCGTAACATCGACCGGA ATTGCCGATTACAAAAGCGCGCGAGCGCATCCCTAAGCCTCCGCCTGCCGCGCGGCCCGCCGCCCGGCGTGGGGGTCGACTCCAGCTTCTTCAACATGACCCCGCCCAGCGCCGAGGCCGTCACGCCCACAGACCCACAAGTTATCACCGAAACCGTAGAGGGCTCCGTCACTGTCGAAGCGAAACCGCCCGATTTCGACACCTCAGAGCGAACTATACCCGTCGATTTGGAGCCAGAAGACAGATTTGTGAAGGCGGAACGACCCGACTTTAACCCCAATCCCCACTC TACGGAAAGATCTAACGCTGCGACTCCAGTTCAGGTTCTTTAA
- the LOC134792090 gene encoding tropomodulin-1 isoform X4 — MTTPAKLFGRELSNYDEVDVDELLAKLSQEELTMLAKEVDPDDNFLPPDQRNNYDCEKDPTGPLNRKKLIEHINKQALETPDRPEVKPYVAGVVRGKKWIPPPPPERTREADEQISIDLGDEYEQALGTASQEEIIDLAAILGFHSMMNQDQYHASLLNKGQPVGLGWDGITKATKQKVYPMDPPNDTDPDSTIKSVQDNDQKLTDLNWNNIKNISDEKFDKLFEGLKTNTHLEVLNLVNVGLTDRSAALLAAALEANTALRVVNVETNFISPTGVVQLVKALLTNNTVEEFRASNQRSTVLGNKIEMEITALVEQNPTLLRLGLHLEYSDARHRVASHLQRNIDRNCRLQKRASASLSLRLPRGPPPGVGVDSSFFNMTPPSAEAVTPTDPQVITETVEGSVTVEAKPPDFDTSERTIPVDLEPEDRFVKAERPDFNPNPHSTPAATEQDQQLEP, encoded by the exons ATGACGACGCCGGCCAAGCTGTTTGGACGCGAGTTGTCGAACTACGACGAAGTGGACGTCGATGAGCTATTGGCTAAGCTGTCACAAGAGGAGCTGACTATGCTCGCCAAGGAGGTTGATCCTGAT GACAACTTCCTTCCCCCCGACCAGCGCAACAATTACGACTGTGAGAAGGACCCCACGGGACCTCTCAATCGCAAGAAGTTAATCGAGCACATCAACAAACAGGCGCTCGAGACCCCAGACCGGCCTGAGGTCAAACCTTACGTGGCTGGTGTTGTTCGAGGGAAGAAG TGGATCCCGCCGCCCCCGCCAGAACGGACGCGCGAAGCGGACGAACAGATCTCCATCGACCTCGGCGATGAGTACGAGCAGGCGTTGGGCACCGCCTCGCAGGAGGAAATCATTGACCTGGCTG CCATCCTCGGCTTCCATTCGATGATGAACCAGGACCAGTACCACGCGTCACTGCTCAACAAGGGCCAGCCCGTCGGCCTCGGCTGGGATGGCATCACCAAAGCTACCAAGCAAAAG GTGTACCCCATGGACCCCCCCAACGACACGGACCCGGACTCGACCATCAAGAGTGTGCAAGACAACGACCAGAAGCTCACTGATCTCAATTGGAATAATATTAag AATATAAGCGACGAGAAATTCGACAAGTTATTCGAAGGCCTAAAGACTAACACACACCTCGAGGTCCTAAACCTCGTGAACGTCGGCCTCACGGACCGCTCCGCTGCCCTATTGGCCGCAGCCTTAGAGGCCAACACCGCGCTGCGAGTCGTCAACGTGGAGACCAACTTCATCAGCCCCACTGGAGTCGTGCAGCTGGTCAAAGCGTTGCTGACTAATAATACTGTTGAGGAGTTCCGTGCTTCCAACCAG CGGTCGACGGTGCTGGGCAACAAGATCGAGATGGAGATCACAGCGCTGGTGGAGCAGAACCCCACGCTGCTGCGGCTCGGCCTCCACCTCGAGTACAGCGACGCGCGCCACCGCGTCGCCTCGCATCTGCAGCGTAACATCGACCGGA ATTGCCGATTACAAAAGCGCGCGAGCGCATCCCTAAGCCTCCGCCTGCCGCGCGGCCCGCCGCCCGGCGTGGGGGTCGACTCCAGCTTCTTCAACATGACCCCGCCCAGCGCCGAGGCCGTCACGCCCACAGACCCACAAGTTATCACCGAAACCGTAGAGGGCTCCGTCACTGTCGAAGCGAAACCGCCCGATTTCGACACCTCAGAGCGAACTATACCCGTCGATTTGGAGCCAGAAGACAGATTTGTGAAGGCGGAACGACCCGACTTTAACCCCAATCCCCACTC TACGCCAGCAGCGACGGAGCAAGACCAGCAACTAGAACCTTGA